A window of Sutcliffiella cohnii contains these coding sequences:
- a CDS encoding aspartate:alanine exchanger family transporter, translating into MYIRLLEEPLLLLFFILFLGSWLGQAKMKGLSLGSAGVLLVAMVFGHYGFQVSPVVQNFGLSLFIVAVGLQAGPRFFRMIRTSGLIFGIIALVVVLSASITTIIVSKTLHLPEALSIGLMTGALTSTPGLAAALQATNDPLASVGYGIAYPFGVLAVVLFVQLLPKLLKVDLMKDLQEKDNPVRNEVSPVVLTIKITNPSINKRTLKELRFQKKHDVVISRVIRGHRNIIALNDTVLLQGDHLVSVGTREALQRFCDDVGMEVETNLQNVDHIKLRKVTVDTDDIIGKSLKELQLRRIYGVTVTRLERGGIEYSQNARMRLERGDVLTIVSSEDRLNDVEKLFSNKSLTVTNVHIFSLSIILLIGIIFGMIPIHLPGLGTVTLGVAGGPLFVALIIGHFGKLGPIQARYYQPSNQVIRDLGLVLFLAGAGTTAGQGIVEVVQTEGVRLVLGGGIITIVPIVAGFLVARHLFRLSYVHSLGALCGGMTSTPGLGSVNQLVDADDPNIAYAAAYPFALILVAVFSQLLIFFV; encoded by the coding sequence GTGTATATACGTTTACTAGAAGAGCCACTGTTATTATTATTTTTCATATTGTTTTTAGGGTCATGGCTCGGACAAGCAAAAATGAAAGGGTTAAGTTTAGGTTCAGCCGGTGTACTCCTTGTAGCGATGGTTTTCGGACATTACGGCTTTCAAGTATCACCTGTTGTACAAAACTTTGGGTTAAGTTTATTTATCGTTGCAGTAGGATTACAAGCTGGGCCAAGATTTTTTCGTATGATTCGTACGAGTGGCCTTATATTTGGAATAATTGCGTTAGTTGTAGTGTTATCAGCTTCGATCACAACGATTATTGTTTCGAAAACACTCCATCTTCCTGAAGCACTTAGCATTGGTTTAATGACAGGTGCGTTAACGAGTACACCCGGACTAGCTGCTGCTCTTCAAGCAACAAACGATCCGTTAGCATCAGTTGGATACGGAATTGCTTATCCTTTCGGTGTTTTAGCAGTCGTTCTCTTTGTACAGCTTTTACCAAAATTACTTAAAGTTGATTTAATGAAAGATTTACAGGAGAAAGATAATCCAGTTAGAAATGAAGTTTCACCTGTTGTCTTAACGATAAAAATTACAAACCCTTCTATTAATAAAAGAACGTTAAAGGAGCTAAGATTTCAAAAGAAACATGATGTTGTTATTAGTCGTGTCATACGTGGCCACCGTAATATTATTGCCCTTAATGATACTGTTCTCTTACAAGGAGACCATCTTGTTTCTGTAGGAACGAGAGAAGCTCTTCAACGTTTTTGCGATGATGTTGGGATGGAAGTCGAAACGAATCTCCAAAACGTAGACCATATTAAACTTCGTAAAGTTACTGTTGATACTGACGATATAATCGGTAAAAGTTTAAAAGAATTACAATTACGAAGAATATACGGAGTAACCGTAACAAGATTAGAACGTGGCGGAATTGAGTACAGCCAAAATGCAAGAATGCGTTTAGAGCGTGGAGACGTTTTAACGATTGTTAGTAGTGAAGATCGTTTAAATGATGTGGAAAAACTTTTTTCAAATAAATCATTAACAGTTACGAACGTTCACATTTTTTCCTTAAGTATTATTTTATTAATCGGGATTATATTTGGTATGATACCTATTCATTTACCTGGGTTAGGTACTGTTACGTTAGGTGTTGCTGGCGGTCCGTTATTCGTGGCATTAATAATAGGGCACTTCGGTAAACTAGGGCCTATTCAAGCACGATATTACCAGCCATCTAATCAAGTAATTCGCGATTTAGGACTTGTATTATTTTTAGCCGGTGCTGGAACAACAGCAGGACAAGGCATAGTTGAAGTTGTCCAAACAGAAGGAGTACGTTTAGTTTTGGGTGGTGGAATTATTACGATTGTACCTATTGTTGCAGGCTTCCTTGTAGCTCGTCACCTTTTCCGTTTAAGCTATGTTCATTCCTTAGGCGCACTTTGCGGTGGGATGACAAGTACACCAGGTTTAGGGTCTGTTAACCAACTTGTTGATGCGGACGATCCGAACATTGCCTATGCTGCCGCTTACCCTTTTGCACTAATACTTGTAGCAGTTTTTTCACAGTTATTAATATTCTTTGTTTAA
- the treR gene encoding trehalose operon repressor produces the protein MKNKYLMIYQQLVDLIKTGELKANTLLPSEHELKDQYDTSRETIRKALTLLSQNGYIQKVKGKGSIIIDVNKFDFPVSGLVSFKELAEKMGNTPKTVVHELTLEKPSDFIKQQLKLNNKDQVWKVVRTREMAGEKIILDKDYLVKKYVPELTEEICEDSIYNYLENELDLSISFAKKEIIVVEPTEEDRELLDLDGFHNVVVIKNYVHLEDASLFQYTESRHRPDKFRFVDFARRSHL, from the coding sequence ATGAAAAATAAGTATTTAATGATATATCAGCAACTGGTTGATCTAATAAAAACTGGAGAATTAAAGGCTAACACACTATTACCTTCTGAGCATGAACTGAAAGATCAATATGACACTTCGAGAGAAACCATCCGAAAAGCGTTAACGCTCCTTTCCCAAAATGGCTATATCCAAAAAGTAAAAGGAAAAGGCTCGATTATTATAGATGTAAATAAATTTGATTTTCCTGTCTCAGGCTTAGTTAGCTTTAAAGAGCTAGCAGAAAAAATGGGCAATACACCAAAAACGGTTGTCCACGAACTTACACTCGAAAAACCGAGTGACTTTATTAAACAACAATTAAAGCTTAATAATAAAGATCAAGTTTGGAAGGTCGTTCGTACGAGAGAAATGGCTGGCGAGAAAATTATTTTAGATAAAGACTATCTTGTAAAAAAATACGTGCCAGAACTTACGGAAGAAATTTGTGAGGATTCTATTTATAACTACCTAGAAAATGAGCTAGACTTATCGATTAGCTTTGCAAAAAAAGAAATCATCGTCGTCGAACCGACAGAAGAAGACCGCGAACTTTTAGATCTTGATGGCTTTCATAACGTCGTTGTTATAAAAAACTACGTTCACTTAGAAGACGCTAGCCTATTCCAATATACAGAATCACGACACCGACCTGACAAATTCCGGTTTGTTGATTTTGCGAGAAGGAGTCATTTGTAA
- the treP gene encoding PTS system trehalose-specific EIIBC component gives MSKYSAPAQELLEHIGGKENVATVTHCVTRMRFVLKDPKLANIENIENIDLVKGTFTQAGQFQVIIGNEVSSFYNDFVKIANIETASKDEAKVAAKQNMNWLQRMIAHLADIFTPIIPALVVGGLILGFRNVIGDIKLLEDGTKTIVDVSQFWAGVHAFLWLIGEAVFHFLPVGITWAIARKMGTSEILGIVLGITLVSPQLLNAYGVAGADSIPVWDFGFMQIEMIGYQAQVIPAILAGFLLTYLERKLRDITPNSISMIVVPFFALIPTVLIAHTVLGPIGWSIGSVISDVVYTSLSSAFGWLFAAIFGFAYAPLVITGLHHMTNAIDLQLMSEIGGTNLWPMIALSNIAQGSAVLAMIYINRKNEAEKQVSVPAAISCYLGVTEPAMFGINLKYGFPFLAAMIGSMMAAVISVSSNVMANSIGVGGLPGILSIQPQHMVMFALAMIVAIVVPFMLTIVFAKTNMGKISFKRK, from the coding sequence ATGAGTAAATATTCCGCTCCAGCGCAAGAGCTGTTAGAGCATATCGGGGGAAAAGAGAATGTCGCAACGGTCACACATTGTGTAACGAGAATGCGCTTCGTCTTAAAAGATCCTAAACTAGCAAATATAGAAAACATCGAAAATATTGATCTCGTAAAAGGAACATTCACACAAGCTGGACAGTTCCAAGTTATTATCGGAAATGAAGTTTCATCGTTTTATAATGATTTCGTGAAAATTGCAAACATAGAAACTGCTTCTAAAGACGAAGCAAAAGTTGCTGCGAAACAAAATATGAATTGGCTACAACGGATGATTGCACACTTAGCAGACATTTTCACACCAATTATTCCAGCACTTGTTGTCGGTGGTTTAATATTAGGTTTCCGAAATGTTATTGGAGACATAAAGCTTTTAGAAGATGGTACAAAAACGATTGTAGACGTATCACAATTTTGGGCAGGAGTTCACGCTTTCCTTTGGTTAATTGGTGAGGCAGTCTTCCACTTCTTACCTGTCGGGATAACGTGGGCAATCGCTAGAAAGATGGGTACTTCTGAGATTCTCGGAATTGTTCTCGGTATTACGCTAGTATCACCTCAATTGTTAAACGCTTACGGTGTTGCTGGTGCCGATTCTATTCCAGTATGGGATTTCGGCTTTATGCAAATCGAAATGATCGGGTATCAAGCTCAAGTTATCCCTGCCATTCTTGCTGGGTTTTTACTAACCTATTTAGAAAGAAAGTTACGAGATATAACACCGAACTCGATTTCAATGATTGTTGTTCCGTTTTTCGCATTAATTCCAACTGTTCTGATTGCACACACAGTTTTAGGTCCAATCGGCTGGAGCATCGGTTCTGTCATTTCTGATGTCGTATATACAAGTCTTTCTTCTGCTTTCGGTTGGTTATTTGCAGCAATTTTCGGTTTTGCTTATGCTCCATTAGTCATTACTGGTTTACACCATATGACAAATGCGATTGACTTACAATTAATGAGTGAGATAGGTGGCACGAACCTATGGCCAATGATTGCACTTTCTAATATTGCACAAGGTTCTGCAGTTCTAGCAATGATTTACATTAATCGTAAAAACGAAGCCGAAAAACAAGTTTCTGTACCGGCAGCGATTTCTTGTTATCTAGGTGTTACAGAGCCAGCTATGTTCGGTATTAACTTAAAATACGGATTCCCATTTTTAGCTGCAATGATCGGTTCAATGATGGCAGCTGTAATATCTGTAAGTAGTAACGTGATGGCTAACTCTATCGGTGTTGGTGGATTGCCAGGTATTTTATCTATTCAACCACAACATATGGTAATGTTCGCACTTGCTATGATCGTTGCGATTGTCGTTCCATTTATGTTAACGATTGTATTTGCTAAAACAAATATGGGTAAAATTTCATTTAAGAGAAAATAA
- a CDS encoding flavin reductase family protein, with the protein MGNYPTGVTIVTTTDDHGTPLGLTVNSFASVSIDPLLILWSIDKKVSSYDVFINTGKFAVHILACNQSDLCNLFAKKGADRFGNSDWELSTINLPIIKETAAVLQCNTFKAVDAGDHTILIGEVMEITNNNKEPLLYHRRKTGNIPIEFYK; encoded by the coding sequence ATGGGAAATTATCCTACCGGGGTAACAATTGTTACTACTACGGATGATCATGGAACTCCTTTAGGATTAACGGTAAACTCTTTTGCTTCCGTTTCTATTGACCCGCTATTAATACTTTGGTCCATTGATAAAAAAGTTTCATCCTATGATGTATTTATTAATACTGGGAAATTTGCTGTGCATATTTTAGCTTGTAACCAATCAGATCTGTGTAACCTTTTTGCGAAGAAAGGTGCAGACAGGTTCGGAAACTCCGATTGGGAACTTAGCACCATCAACCTTCCGATTATAAAAGAAACGGCTGCAGTTCTGCAGTGCAACACCTTTAAAGCAGTAGATGCCGGTGACCATACAATCTTAATTGGAGAGGTAATGGAAATCACAAATAACAATAAAGAGCCTCTACTTTATCATCGACGAAAGACCGGTAACATACCAATTGAATTTTACAAATAA
- a CDS encoding DUF1450 domain-containing protein: MVILLMKSKVEKSVVMSLVLVEVCSSNLLSTLPLEDLFENEMEVAVMRYECLNLCGLCKMRPYALVNGDRVFGKTLDDCVDNIKVKIEQELEEFFR, translated from the coding sequence ATGGTTATATTGTTAATGAAGTCAAAGGTAGAAAAGAGTGTCGTCATGAGTTTAGTTCTTGTAGAAGTATGTAGTTCAAATCTATTATCAACGTTACCGTTAGAAGATCTGTTCGAAAATGAAATGGAAGTAGCGGTTATGCGTTATGAATGCTTAAACCTTTGTGGTTTATGTAAAATGCGACCGTATGCACTTGTGAACGGAGATAGAGTTTTCGGTAAAACGTTAGATGATTGTGTAGATAATATAAAAGTGAAGATTGAACAAGAATTAGAGGAATTTTTCCGATAA
- a CDS encoding NADPH-dependent FMN reductase, translating into MSFLAKLFGKQTEEEVKVAEKLNIGIVLGSTRQGRVSPQVGEWVKGIAEKRGDANYEIVDIADFKLPLLGEGTGEEPSLAQWNEKLASLDGFVFIVQEYNHSITGALKNALDSAREAWYNKAAGIVSYGSTGGARAAEHLRGICGELKIADVRTHPTLSLFTDFENMSEFKPADLHEANVNAMLDEVVSWSGALKTVR; encoded by the coding sequence ATGAGCTTTTTAGCTAAATTATTTGGAAAACAAACAGAGGAGGAAGTTAAAGTGGCAGAAAAACTAAACATTGGTATCGTTTTAGGAAGTACTCGTCAAGGTCGTGTGAGTCCACAAGTTGGAGAGTGGGTTAAAGGTATCGCAGAAAAACGTGGAGATGCAAACTACGAAATAGTTGATATTGCAGACTTCAAACTACCATTACTAGGTGAAGGTACTGGAGAAGAGCCAAGCTTAGCACAATGGAACGAAAAATTAGCTAGCTTAGACGGTTTCGTATTTATCGTTCAAGAATACAACCACAGTATTACTGGTGCATTAAAAAATGCTCTAGATTCTGCTCGTGAAGCTTGGTACAACAAAGCTGCTGGTATCGTAAGTTACGGTTCTACTGGTGGAGCTCGTGCAGCTGAACATTTACGTGGAATTTGTGGTGAATTAAAAATCGCTGACGTTCGTACTCATCCAACATTATCTCTATTCACAGATTTTGAAAACATGAGCGAATTCAAACCAGCTGACCTTCATGAAGCTAACGTGAACGCAATGTTAGACGAAGTAGTTTCTTGGAGTGGAGCTTTAAAAACAGTTAGATAA
- a CDS encoding GNAT family N-acetyltransferase — MVKIVKADVNHVAGICDVCAKGQWATYGDIYSNEYIERIIKEYYEPERVTKEVTQTSKEWGGYFVAVENGQVIGAGGGGLTSDTVGELYVLYMDPDRRNEGVGTLLLKAITEQQKQLGAKEQWLSVQRGNMKGIPFYEAKGFQFKHEQKGYGNKEGEDYISLRYYRNI; from the coding sequence ATGGTGAAAATCGTTAAGGCAGACGTAAATCATGTAGCAGGCATTTGTGATGTATGTGCTAAAGGGCAATGGGCAACTTATGGAGATATCTATTCTAATGAATACATAGAGAGAATTATAAAAGAATATTACGAGCCAGAAAGAGTAACAAAAGAAGTGACACAAACGAGTAAAGAATGGGGCGGATATTTTGTTGCGGTAGAAAATGGTCAAGTAATCGGGGCTGGTGGTGGCGGACTCACTAGTGATACGGTTGGAGAATTGTACGTTCTATATATGGATCCAGATCGACGTAACGAAGGAGTTGGAACGCTTTTACTAAAAGCAATCACAGAGCAACAAAAACAGTTAGGTGCAAAAGAACAATGGTTATCTGTACAAAGAGGAAATATGAAAGGAATTCCATTCTATGAAGCGAAAGGTTTCCAATTTAAGCATGAACAAAAAGGATACGGTAATAAAGAAGGAGAAGATTATATTTCCCTCCGCTATTACCGCAACATTTAA
- a CDS encoding tetratricopeptide repeat protein, translating into MKHSTITVVDGKHPITLQVKRMVIYLQSKIIEAYNEHGEVYYCFFYKNDFLNVKKSTKLRLHSHMQKAFQNGQLYEAPHPLIDLILPTNRTLKSITFKQLFSKLETKYPPVEIARVATFFESFIPQKALLKLIQTKYYEYVRDGKMLKSYQVIRVLLNFAPKDKWVKEFANKLEYYKYATLYKQLDSRLFMKDMIFAESEWFLNMKEEENFKQLITFYEKENLKADIISTHIHAFLMEPTNEQFHMLLQSLHEIFSEQEIVMILEDINQKHSNFSPIHHFLLNFYMENNELERAIQLISSYPITFTHSQLKQLAIVMESIHLEETAVSPHNWHHILIPIYESNHQQLDKILHRYVGILLESYDLPFATQWLEPFQQLNLHLPIIAKVKKMGMLRNDPDQQSLLGEMYYQFHLTERAIECFSWEMELKENDPRPVQWLAKIYREAGQMHEYKAYQQHYMNLQNGAS; encoded by the coding sequence ATGAAGCACTCGACAATTACAGTAGTAGATGGGAAACATCCGATAACGCTACAAGTAAAAAGAATGGTCATTTATTTACAAAGTAAAATTATCGAAGCATATAATGAGCACGGCGAGGTATATTATTGCTTTTTTTATAAAAATGATTTTCTTAACGTTAAAAAAAGTACGAAACTTCGTTTACATTCTCACATGCAAAAAGCTTTTCAAAACGGGCAACTGTACGAGGCCCCTCATCCACTTATTGATTTAATTCTACCAACTAACCGCACACTAAAAAGCATCACGTTCAAACAACTTTTTTCTAAATTAGAAACGAAATATCCCCCTGTTGAAATTGCACGCGTTGCAACTTTTTTTGAATCATTTATTCCACAAAAAGCACTTTTAAAACTAATCCAAACTAAATATTACGAATACGTTCGCGACGGAAAAATGCTAAAAAGTTACCAAGTGATCCGTGTATTATTAAACTTTGCTCCAAAGGATAAATGGGTGAAGGAATTTGCCAATAAGTTAGAATACTACAAATACGCGACACTATATAAACAGTTAGATAGTCGCTTGTTTATGAAGGATATGATTTTCGCAGAATCAGAATGGTTTTTGAACATGAAAGAAGAGGAAAATTTCAAGCAACTCATCACATTTTATGAAAAAGAAAATCTTAAAGCAGACATTATTTCTACCCACATACATGCTTTTTTGATGGAGCCGACAAACGAACAGTTTCACATGCTATTACAAAGCTTACATGAAATTTTTAGTGAGCAAGAAATTGTTATGATACTAGAAGACATCAATCAAAAGCACTCTAACTTCTCACCAATTCATCATTTCTTACTAAATTTCTATATGGAAAACAACGAACTTGAAAGGGCCATACAACTCATATCAAGCTATCCAATTACCTTTACTCATTCTCAACTTAAACAATTAGCCATTGTAATGGAAAGTATTCATTTAGAAGAAACAGCCGTTTCACCACATAATTGGCATCATATTTTAATCCCGATTTATGAATCAAATCATCAGCAACTAGATAAGATACTCCATCGATATGTTGGCATACTGCTGGAAAGCTATGATCTTCCATTTGCGACTCAATGGTTAGAGCCATTCCAACAGTTAAACCTTCATTTGCCGATTATAGCAAAAGTGAAGAAAATGGGAATGTTACGTAATGACCCTGATCAGCAATCATTACTTGGAGAAATGTATTATCAGTTTCATCTTACGGAACGAGCAATTGAGTGCTTTAGTTGGGAAATGGAGTTAAAGGAAAACGATCCACGACCTGTCCAATGGTTAGCAAAAATTTATCGTGAAGCAGGCCAAATGCATGAATATAAAGCATACCAACAACATTATATGAATTTACAAAATGGTGCTTCATAA
- a CDS encoding MFS transporter: protein MAKFSKQEKSWMMYDWASSAYSIIITTAIFPIYYKTVADNAGVESSLSTAYLGYTIAITTFILAMLGPILGTLADYKGMKKKFFFFFFLLGTGSTVGLLYVPSDNWLLLLIVYVLTALGARGAGLFYDAFIVDVTTKERMDNVSSRGFALGYIGSVIPFVISIAIIILSQMELIPITVITASRIAFLITAVWWIVFSIPLFKHVKQEHYVEREPRIVISSFKRLAQTFRDIRKYKPIFLFLLAYFFYIDGVDTIISMSTAYGTDVGLNATDLIIALLAVQIVAAPFAILYGVLAKKYGPKNLLYAGILVYTFICIYAMFMDSILDFWILAMLVATSQGGIQALSRSYFAQMVPKEKSNEFFGFYNIFGRFAAVTGPLLVGVITQMTGNSSIGIFSLVILFVIGFIILIFVPDPRNTERVDADNKIAF from the coding sequence TTGGCAAAATTCAGCAAACAAGAGAAAAGTTGGATGATGTACGATTGGGCGAGCTCTGCTTATTCGATCATCATTACAACCGCTATTTTTCCGATATATTATAAGACTGTTGCTGATAACGCGGGAGTGGAGAGCAGTTTATCTACTGCCTATTTAGGCTACACGATTGCGATCACTACCTTTATTTTAGCAATGCTAGGTCCAATATTAGGAACACTTGCTGATTACAAAGGGATGAAGAAGAAATTCTTTTTCTTTTTCTTCCTTCTAGGTACTGGCTCGACGGTGGGCTTATTATACGTTCCAAGTGACAATTGGTTATTATTATTAATTGTTTACGTATTAACAGCTTTAGGTGCAAGAGGAGCAGGGTTATTTTATGACGCCTTTATCGTAGACGTGACGACAAAGGAGAGAATGGATAATGTGTCTTCTCGTGGTTTTGCTTTAGGGTATATCGGGAGTGTCATACCGTTTGTAATAAGTATTGCTATTATTATCCTTTCACAAATGGAATTAATTCCGATTACGGTAATCACAGCTAGTCGAATTGCATTTTTAATCACCGCAGTATGGTGGATTGTGTTTTCTATCCCACTATTTAAACATGTAAAACAAGAACATTATGTCGAGAGAGAACCGAGAATTGTCATAAGTAGCTTTAAGCGTCTAGCACAAACATTTCGTGATATTCGAAAATATAAACCAATATTCTTATTTTTACTTGCTTACTTTTTTTACATTGATGGCGTTGATACGATTATCTCGATGTCAACTGCATACGGTACCGACGTTGGGTTAAATGCTACAGACTTAATTATTGCCCTATTGGCGGTTCAAATTGTGGCAGCCCCATTTGCCATTCTTTACGGAGTGTTAGCGAAAAAGTATGGTCCAAAAAACTTATTATATGCTGGCATCCTTGTTTATACTTTTATTTGTATTTATGCAATGTTTATGGACTCGATTTTAGATTTTTGGATTTTAGCGATGCTCGTCGCTACTTCACAAGGTGGGATTCAAGCGTTAAGTAGATCGTATTTTGCGCAAATGGTACCGAAAGAAAAATCAAACGAGTTTTTTGGGTTTTACAATATTTTTGGGAGATTCGCAGCCGTTACCGGTCCATTGTTAGTTGGAGTGATTACACAAATGACAGGTAACTCTTCTATCGGGATTTTTAGTTTAGTAATACTATTCGTAATTGGGTTTATCATTTTAATTTTTGTTCCAGACCCAAGGAACACCGAGCGAGTAGATGCAGATAATAAAATAGCATTCTAA